Genomic segment of Myxococcus stipitatus:
CGCCTGGCGCCGGGGCGCCGCTTCGAGCTGTTCGACGCCGAGCCCCCGCCCCTCAATGGCGAGTACCTGTTGCTGGAGGTTCGCCACGTCTACGAGGACCCCACGGCGGGGACGATGGCGGACGGGGACGCGCGCTACCGCGCCGAGTTCACCGCCGTCCCGGGCGCGGTGGAGTTCCGCCCGCCTCGGGTGACGCCGCGCCCGCGCGTCAACGGCAAGGAGCTGGCCGTGGTGACGGGGCCTGCGGGCGAGGAGATCCACGTCGACGAGTTCGGTCGCGTGAAGGTGCACTTCTACTGGGACCGCGAGGGGAAGGTGGACGACACCGCCTCGTGCTGGATGCGGGTGCAGCAGCAGAACACGGCGGGCAGCCAGATTCTCCCGCGCGTGGGCTGGGAGGTGGAGGTGGGCTTCCTCCACGGCGACCCGGACCGGCCGGTGGTGATGCAGAAGGTCTACAACGCGGAGACGATGCCGCCGTACGCCCTGCCGGACAACCTGATGCAGAGCGCGCTGCAGTCCTCGTCGACGCCGGGGGGCGGGGGCACCAACGAGGTGCGGCTCAACGACGGAAATGGCGCGATGGAGTTCTTCCTGCATGCGCAGAAGGACCTCTCGCTCCAGGCGGGCCACAACCTCACGGAGCAGATTGCCGTGGATGAGGCCGTGCAGGTCACCTCGGACAGCACGAGCAGCATCGGCGCCACCGAGGACGTCTCCATCGGAGGCAACCAGAGCGCCAGCGTCACCGGGATGCTGGTGGAGGACACCGCGGGCACGAAGAAGGTCGTCGTGAGCGCGATGGACCAGTGGGGCGTGGGGGCGATGCATGCCACGAACGTGAAGGGCGCCCGGAAGGAGAACGTCGGCGGTCTGCGCAACGTGCTCGCGCAGAAGGTGTCGGAGACCTTCAACGCGGACCTCACCACGAGCGTGGGCGGCGTGCTGAGCATCAACACCGTCGGCGCCATCGTCGAGGCGGTGGCGGGCAACAAGACCGAGATGGTGGCCGGCGCGAAGGTGGAGAAGATCACCGGGTCGAAGGCCGAGAACATCGGCGCGGCGAAGGTGATGACCGCCGGCGCGGTGAACATCAAGACGGGGAAGGACCTCA
This window contains:
- a CDS encoding type VI secretion system Vgr family protein, giving the protein MRLSATISHGGLPAEVGVSLLRVEEGLSQLFVADVECVSTDPDWDLGSLLGTDASVSVVDRDAVRHFHGVVEEAEYLQRRGDLFVYRLRLRPRLQGLAHRLRSRIFQDQSSVAVIKEVLSGAGLPDDAVSWGVAEGPAREYCTQWRESELAFVLRLLEDAGMFFWFEHSASGHVMHVADSPAAHAPMEGAAGLSFRTREGGEALRDIVTRVTYTARVVPDAVMLRDWNWLTPQVLPEAKLSAPEGGGLEQYEFPSGFVSAAAGKQRAADRLTALRTRQKVLRGTTPCLRLAPGRRFELFDAEPPPLNGEYLLLEVRHVYEDPTAGTMADGDARYRAEFTAVPGAVEFRPPRVTPRPRVNGKELAVVTGPAGEEIHVDEFGRVKVHFYWDREGKVDDTASCWMRVQQQNTAGSQILPRVGWEVEVGFLHGDPDRPVVMQKVYNAETMPPYALPDNLMQSALQSSSTPGGGGTNEVRLNDGNGAMEFFLHAQKDLSLQAGHNLTEQIAVDEAVQVTSDSTSSIGATEDVSIGGNQSASVTGMLVEDTAGTKKVVVSAMDQWGVGAMHATNVKGARKENVGGLRNVLAQKVSETFNADLTTSVGGVLSINTVGAIVEAVAGNKTEMVAGAKVEKITGSKAENIGAAKVMTAGAVNIKTGKDLTLASGGAMAITTGGPMSIQCGKDFNLSGTTVTITVGKATLKSGSKLEASPASMKLKGSTVGGDGANVKLKGTIQYK